DNA from Ovis canadensis isolate MfBH-ARS-UI-01 breed Bighorn chromosome 4, ARS-UI_OviCan_v2, whole genome shotgun sequence:
GACGACGACgacgaggacgaggaggaggaggaatgagGCCCGGCTGCCCCAGGCAGTCTGGAAAGCGTCTTTAGAGActgattttatttacaaaagtgaaaaaagaaataataagaaaatgttaaaaaaaaaacccactcccCAACCTGCACCCAATCTACCCCATTACCCACTCCAGCTCCCAAAATTTTTTGGACTGAACAGTCACCAGACTGGGTCCCGTTGGGGATCCCCTCTGCCTCTGAGGACCCCCAACAGACACCCCCAACCCTAGGCCGACCAGCTTTGCGCTGGCACGGTTAAAATACTACCTAGCACAGGCCTCCTCCGGGAGAGGCACTCCCAAACTACCTATGGGCCCAGCCCCAGAGGGGCTCCACTCCCAGGAAGCCCAGAAGTGTCCCAACACTGTCAGACCCCAGCACCTCCCCCGGTACCGGCAAGGACCTGATTCTCAGTACTACCTACTCGCCCCAAACTACCTATTTTGTGCTCAATGGCTCGCCTGCTACCTAGTGCCGAACCCTCCCCCCTCCTCGGCCAGGCCTCTGCTGCTTGCGGCTAGTAGCCTTTGGGGTCCCTGAGGCTGCGCTGACAAGGCGCTGGGATCCGGGGACCAGGGCATTGGCTtctatttaaatggaaaaataatatatttattccaAAGCATTCTAAGTGCTACAATCTAGAATTCCTCTTTCTTTGGTCTGGGCACTTCATGTTCAGGCCCATCGTCCCCTCCTTCTGGAGCATTCCCAAGCTAGCTGCCTGGGCCTCTGGGTTCGCTTCTGCTTAGTAGGACTGCAGAGATgctcccagcctccctgcccccacccctggcccctgtGTCCCACTGTCCAGCTATGTTGAATATGTGTATCCTGACTTTTCCTGCAAtggcaaatattgtatatttgaaaatgaatttttttgggggggtcatTTATATAGTCTTGGAGCTCATTTGTAAGGCAATGTCCTGACTTGGGAAGGATGTGTTAATGGGGTGGCTTTGTAGCATGGTGTGTTGTCTTGAGCTAACTCTATAGCTGGTGAGTGGACTGATACCCTCGCCAGTGCCCTTCATCTCCTGTGTTGTCCTGTGTCCCCCTCATCCCTCTCAGCTCTAGCCTGGGCTTCCAGGAACGGGAAGGTACATTTTCCTACACTTCCCATCTTGCCCAGTTAACAGTGTTTTatgtaacagaaaaataaagatgcttGATGACAAAGAACTGTGGACTGCCTTATCTGGGAGTTGCAGTGtgctggggaagagagggtgacGCATGTCTGGAGAGCAAGCCCTGGCTAGGTCTGTATGGCCAAAAGGGCTTTGGGACAGCAAAAATGGAAGGATGGATAGGGTTCAAGTGCTGGGTGTCAAGTATTAGTGTATACGCCTGTTGAATCTCTTTTCCCGTGGATTGCTATGGAGATTTATATAGGTGTATGTGTACctctttgtgtgtttttgtgAGTCCACAATTGTATGTATTTCTGTGTCCATAATTGTGTGCACACATTTCTGTGTGTCCATAATTGTACATTTCTTTGGAGATTTTTGTCTGGTTTGGGTGTGTATACAAACATCTTCTAGATCCCTTGAAAGTGGAAATCTTCGATTATAGTCTATTCTATGaacctcccccaaactctccGTGGATTCCACCCTTTCCTCTAAGGTTATAGAGTGGGTTCAAAAGGTATACCATCCTGCGACTGATTCCGAATTCCCCAGGCCCGGGAAAGGACGCAGGATTCAGGGCCTCTGGTGCCGCCCCCAGCCTCACATTCAGGAAAAGCGAGGCGGCCCCAGAACCCAGCAATGAAGCTAAGGGGTAGAAGGGGCACTGGCCGCAGACCCCGCTGCGAAACCCTGACAGGGGCCTCTGGATGCGGAAAAATGAGGGGCTGGGAAAGGGGCGAGGGGCGGTGGGGACAGCGCAGAACAGTGGCAGCTCGGCGGGCGAAGACCTCCACTCCCGTCTCCTGCTTGGGTTGGACCGGCTTCTTATTACTCTTTTAATAAACCCCTGGCACAACTGGGTCTGTAAAACCTGCGTCCCCGAGTCGGGGCCGCCTCAGTGGTAAGATGGCGCCGGTGTAGGAGCTGCCTCCTCTTAGTGATGGGGAAAGGGTCATAAATCCGTTGTTGTTTATGAAAATTTACAACTTTGCAATACAACTTTATGAGTTGTTCGGCCCTTCCATTGGCCGCTGTCGGTCATGTGGATGGGAACCGTGAACATGAACTTTTTTATAATTTCCCTTGCGAGAATAGAGCCGCATTCTTTTGCTCCGCTCCGTCCTGCCtgcttcggagctcagccttccagCCAGGCTCAGCTGTGCTTTGTCCAGCGATGGCGAGCGAGACGaggccccggcccggcccggcccggccgctCCCGCTGGAGGTGGGGTGTGCCCAGTCCCCGGCGCCGCGGCGGCCGCTTTGCAACTCGCAACCTGGCTAATTTCCTGCGTCCTCTAGCACCACGAAGGACAATTCGTCTCCCCAGGCTGCCCAAGCGACAGCTGTCAGAGGGACTGGAGCTTCTGGGAACCGCCATCTGAAGGTGAGACACGTGGGGAGATAGGAGCAAAGGTGGTGAGAAGGCAGCGGGCGCCGGCGGCATTGGGAGAGGGCACCCCAGGGTGGCGCTGGAAGGGGGCAGACCTAACCCTCTCCCACCCACTCACCCTTTCACACACAcctccccatcacacacacacacacaccccctcactCTCCTTTCCCGCGCGTGCTCACCTTGGCAGTCGGTGCCCTCCTTCCTTCCATGCCATAGCTCCCTGGCACGGGGCAGCAGCAGCTGAGggcttctctctccccttccccagcgACCTCGCAGAGCCCCCAAAAGGAAATGACCCTGCACCCTGCGTTCCCCGCCAGCCTCCcgggtttggattttttttcattcatgacCCAATTGGCAGGATTGAATCCCCCCAATAACTGGAGACAGTTCCCGAGGTGGGAAGACGGTAAGAGAGGAGGACAAAGTGAATTCATCGACAGGCGTTTTTATCACAGTACCTCCTATTCCTTGGGAAGTGGTTTCTAGAGAGTAAAGGTAGAATAAGCAGAAAACCAAAAACTTACTAATTCAGCCAGAGTCCTCTGCTGAGTGCCTGCTTCGCTTCGCGTGGTTTTCCGATGAGAGGGATGTCTGGAGCGTGCGGGGAGAGGGAACAGGTTCTTGGGTGCAATTCTGTGTTGAAGGAGAGGATGGGGTTAATTGTTGGGTGTTGCTTGGCGGGAAGTTTCGGTGCAGAGGATGTAGTAGGGTTATTGTGAGTGGCAGGGGCCGCAGCTAAGGTTGAAGGAAGGACACAAATCGAATCTGGGCGATAGAGGGACACCCCCCCAACCACCTCGGCGCAGCGGGTTGACTGGCGACAGCGCTCCGCATCTCCCGAGAGAGCTGGGAGAGGACTGTGCAGCCGCCTGGGAGGAGGCGCGGAGGGTGCAGCGGGCGTGGGCTTGAACAAGCGCCGTGGCGCAAAGCTGACTTGGCTTAGGTGAACCTTGGCCAGATTTGTCCCGGTAGCTTCCTGGGACAGCGAAATGACCCTGCGGTTCTGGGCCCGAGTTCTTTTTGTTATTTGATTTTGGTGGTTATTGTTTTCCCCACCTTAAGATGATGCCTTGGTATGCATTCGATACTTGAGAAGGGGCTGTGGACGTTGGGGACTTCCACTCGCGTTGGGGGTGGGGCGGGATGCGCTGGGGCGGATAAAGCGGCGTATTTGCATCGCGGGGTCGTGGGCTGCCTGACTGCGGCTGCCGCGGGCAGATAATTTATTGCGACCGCGCCGGGCGCTCGCTGCTGCCACGCTGTGGCCGTCTCCGGAACCGACGCCAATAGCAGCCCCGCGTCGTGCAGCCTGGCGCGACTGCTGCGCGGGCCCCTCAGAGATTTCCAAGCAACCCTAGGAGAGGGGGGCGAGGGAGGACCTAAAGGGCGGCCTCCCAGGGCCTGACTGGCCGGGAACCTCCCCCGCCTTGACCGCCCTTGACGGGAACTGGACGCCTGACTAGACTCGGGTCCTGCTCCCACCCAGCAACCATGGAGACTGGTCGCACAGGCCGCCTGGCACGTCATGGCTGCTGCTCCAAACTGCGCGTTCCAAGGCGCCCCGGGGGTGCACGCTGGTTTCGGGAAACGCGCGCCCGCTTTGGGATTTAGAAATTGGAGCTATCACTCGTAGTCCTGGGGCCTGCAGGCCTGACTGGCTATGGCAAGGAAGGCGGACTTTGGCTCCACGGGAGGGCCTGTGACAGGCAGAGGCCGCACCTGTGTGCTATGGGCTCTGGCCTGGGCCAGCGAGTCCAGTGGACGCGGGGGCCCCGAAGGAGCCCGCCGCACGACAGCAGGCCTCCCTCCACACCCGCGGAGGTCGAGGAGCTCAGTGGGCAGCCCAGGGAAAGGGCGAAGTGTGAGGCTCTGCTCCCCATCCCGTCCGCCTTGAAGAGCAGCTGAAAGGTAGGTGGATTTTTTGTGTGGCTTTGACCGAGGAAAGAGCCCTGGTGGCCATTCTCACCTTCCCAGGAGAGGCTCCCTCCAGCGTCTGGGGcttctattcttgcctgaaagtaGCTCGCTCGCCCGCTGGCGCGCTctcgcgctctctctctctctctctctctctctctctctatatatatatatatatatatatatgcagctaATGCTGGTTGGAGAAATAAATTGAGCAGCTGCCAACATGATATGTACCAGCCTTGGCTAACAGCTAGAGATTTCAGtgtaatatattttttccatcttaGTGCCTATAGAAGCTAGAAATACTCTGTTTTTGCTGTTAGCTGACAGATCAAATATTTTGTTGATTGAGACAATGATTAGATCGAGAATCCAGGTCAAACCATAACAGATACTAATAATAGTAGTCAATTGCCCCCAGCCCCAACACTATGTGGAACCTAGAGAAATAAACcagaaatgataaatataaacatttatcaaCATCTCCAAATGATTATTTTCATCTTAATAACTTGCTTGAAATCACTGTCATCTGATGGCATTGTTTAAAGAACTCAAACATTTTCTTCTaacacagctttttaaaaatccctttaaaAATTTCGACTCTcaagttttaattttcatctatCAGTTCCTTTTGCTAAAGAAATTTGAGGGCAAGTTAAAATTATATCCTCTCTTACTAGGCCCTTATTTGTATATTCAAAAGAGAAACTTTCCCAGGTTCAATTGATTGGGGCACAGGCAGAAGGCTTCTGGGTGCAGCCCCCATTCAGTGGGCAGCAGCTGATTTCAAGGATGCACCATAGTCTCTGGGGAGGCCAATCAGAGCCCAgtcttttctcaaaattttttcCTTGGGGGAAGTGAGAGGAAAAAATTGAAAAGCAAGGAAGAGATTAAGGAAGTCGTTGCCAGATTCCTAGGGGGCCCTTGTCAACCCCCCCGCCCCAAGTTCTGAACCCCATCAGCCTGTATTCACCAGTTTTACAGATCTTATAAACACCCTCCGGAAATTCAGCCAAATCATATAAATAAGTCTTTCTTCAAGCTCCACAGAATTGAAGACTTTAAAGCTAATTCAAGGGTTTTACAAGCCTAACAAATACAGTTGTAAAAATGCCACTGGAATGATACCACATTTTACAAAATGAGATTGATCTATGCGCTGTAAAAGTCAACTATCTTGAAGGCACAGCTCTCAGGCAAGAGAGCACAGCCCAGGACAGGCTTTTCATGTCCTGTCTGGGGAAAGCCAGGCCTGCGACTGTGGTAAACGCAATTCAGATAATTTCTGGAGCTGGGGAGAGAACTGTTTCTGGTTCTGGAGCCACAGTGGGTGGCAGGTTCCCCCAAAGTCCcagaaaaggcaggaaaaggggatatCCCAGGACAGTGCCCTTTGGACAGGTGACCCAGAAACCAATCACATTCGTTACTGCCACCGCCTTGGGCCAGCAGAGCTGCCCTCTCTGCTGGGTTGAGCCAGGCACCCTGGGTCACTAGCAACTCTGAAATGAAGGCAGAGATTCTACATCTGGATCCGTCTCATCTCTGCCACCCTGCGCGGAGTGCAAGAGGGGAGCAGGTCCTAGGGCTGGCTTTGGAACTCAGTCTCACAGCTATTCCTCTGTAGATTCCTTTCTTGTTGAAACCAGTGGTTTCCAGCCTCTGCGTTCCTGGGTTCAGAGGCAGCCAAAGCGGGGCtcacagcgtgtgtgtgtgtgtgtgtgtgtgtgtgtgcctgtgtgtgcgcgCACTTTGAGGCCAGGCAATCGCTGGCCATTGTAAGGAGGCCTCTCGAGACTCAAAGAAGACATGTTGTACGTGGGAGTAGGGGGCCGGCAGGGGAAGAGACTAGCCTGATCGTAGTCCTGGCTGGCTCGAGGTGAGCCTTTCCCTTTGGTGGCGAGGCCTAGGCCCTTGGTGGGagtgaggaaagagagaaggagatgacGCACCGATTCCTAAGGCGTAGGAGAGAACTGGGGCGAAGGCCTGGTTTCTCAAATCCCTTCTCCATCTCAGTAACCCGCACCCACGGGGAGAGGAGTGCAGGGGGAGGGGCAAACTCAGGGCCCTGCCGGTACGGCAGGCCCGCCGGGGTACAGCCATCCTTGTCACCGCCCCTCCCGGCGCGGGGCTGTCAGGTTTCCTGTTTGGAGAGAAAAACCAGCAAAATCCAACAAGgcaaaagggaaggaggaaagagcgGGCCTGTTTGGGCCTTTTCGGCGGCCAGGACACCGGTGTCCCTACCACGGGCCGATCCGCACAGCCCTGCCCGGGCTGTGCCCGCCGCCGGCGTTGGGGGAGAGAGCCCGGCGGGTTGGTCGTGCGCGCCCATCAATctgccgggcgggcgggcggcgggcgggcggaCTGGGGGCTGTTTGTAACTTTGCTGCCTCGGTCGCCGCGGTCCCCGGGGAGCGGGCTCCGGCGCTCGCTCCCATTGGCCGCCGCCGCGTCAGCTGGTGCGATTTGCTGCTGTCGCTTTTGGCGTTCGGCCATCCAGAAACAAACCAGTTCGATGACTACTAATAGTTATAGCCAGATGTACTAATACACAACAAATCACAGTCCTGCAGAGGGGCGCGCAAATGAGTTCCTATTTTGTGAATCCCACTTTCCCCGGGAGCCTGCCCAGCGGCCAGGACTCCTTCTTGGGCCAGCTGCCCCTCTATCCGGCCGGCTATGACGCGCTGAGGCCCTTCCCGGCCTCGTACGGGACGTCGAGCCTCCCGGACAAGACGTACACCTCACCTTGTTTCTACCAACAGTCCAACTCGGTCCTGGCCTGCAACCGGGCATCCTACGAGTACGGGGCCTCATGTTTCTATTCTGATAAGGACCTCAGTGGCGCCTCGCCCTCGGGCAGTGGCAAACAGAGGGGCCCCGGGGACTACCTGCACTTTTCTCCCGAGCAGCAGTACAAACCCGACAGCAGCAGCGTGCCGGGCAAAGCCCTCCATGACGAAGGCACCGACCGGAAGTACACGAGCCCTGTTTACCCCTGGATGCAGCGGATGAACTCCTGCGCGGGTAAGGTGTTTCCCTGCAGCTCCTCAAAgagtggagggagagggggaagaaggcagggaaagaaggaaagagatagTAGAAAGAGGAcatagaaagaaaggaggaaagaatgaacaaagtttctttggtttttaaaagagttttttttttttttttaataaaaaaacccAACCCATTCCCAGTGGGACAATCAAGCtgtgaaagagtgaaggcagggcCCCAGTCCCCATGTAAGGTGACACCTTAGGGGTGCGTGGGGGGGGGTCACTCCATGCTATGTGAGACCCAGTGGGGGCAATCTGAAGAGAGAGCAAGGCTGGATGGGAGAGTGTGCCTGCCCACCCCGAACCCTGTAATACCCAGTTCAGTCCCCGTAGTTGTGATGGCCTTCTGCACCCGTTCTGAGAATGCCTCtttccctcactgtctcctcacCTTTCTGCCCTTCAGAAACCCATCTA
Protein-coding regions in this window:
- the HOXA6 gene encoding homeobox protein Hox-A6, with product MSSYFVNPTFPGSLPSGQDSFLGQLPLYPAGYDALRPFPASYGTSSLPDKTYTSPCFYQQSNSVLACNRASYEYGASCFYSDKDLSGASPSGSGKQRGPGDYLHFSPEQQYKPDSSSVPGKALHDEGTDRKYTSPVYPWMQRMNSCAGAVYGSHGRRGRQTYTRYQTLELEKEFHFNRYLTRRRRIEIANALCLTERQIKIWFQNRRMKWKKENKLINSTQPSGEDAEAKAGE